A single genomic interval of Spinacia oleracea cultivar Varoflay chromosome 6, BTI_SOV_V1, whole genome shotgun sequence harbors:
- the LOC110784886 gene encoding chaperone protein dnaJ A6, chloroplastic: MAISPCGTTWASQWGVRPLLMSRHSLESKFATSPSCGPSKIRAIQSLSSSIFSPEPVHLLFNVSSARSPCYKRGCRFIVRAESDFYSVLGVSRNASKAEIKSAYRKLARTNHPDVNKEPGAEQKFKDISNAYEVLSDDEKRSIYDRYGEAGLKGAASGGPGDFTNPFDLFESIFDLGGMGGMGGMGGRGARNRATEGEDQVYNLVLNFKEAIFGIEKDIDINRLETCGTCNGSGAKPGTQPTKCSTCGGQGQVISAARTPLGVFQQVSTCSSCGGTGENSTPCNTCSGDGRMRKSKRISLKVPAGVDAGSRLRVRGEGNAGRRGGPPGDLFVVIDVIPDPVLKRDDTNILFSCKISYIDAILGTTTKVPTVDGTVDLKIPSGTQPGTTLVMAKKGVPLLNKPNIRGDQLVRVQVEIPKRLSDDEKKLVEELANLNKTKATANSRR, translated from the exons ATGGCGATTTCACCTTGTGGAACCACATGGGCATCTCAATGGGGCGTCCGCCCCCTACTTATGTCAAGACATTCTTTGGAGAGTAAATTTGCAACATCTCCAAGTTG TGGACCAAGCAAGATAAGAGCAATTCAATCCCTGAGCTCGAGCATTTTTTCCCCTGAACCTGTGCATTTGTTATTTAATGTGAGTTCAGCTCGAAGTCCATGCTATAAAAGGGGTTGCCGTTTCATTGTTAGGGCTGAGTCT GACTTCTACTCGGTCCTAGGAGTATCACGAAATGCCAGCAAAGCAGAAATAAAAAGCG CTTATCGGAAGCTTGCAAGGACTAACCATCCTGATGTTAACAA AGAACCTGGAGCAGAGCAGAAATTCAAAGATATTAGCAATGCTTATGAG GTCTTGTCAGATGATGAGAAACGGTCTATATATGACAGATATGGGGAGGCTGGACTTAAAGGAGCTGCAAGTGGTGGCCCTGGG GATTTCACCAACCCCTTTGATCTATTCGAGTCTATATTTGACCTGGGTGGAATGGGAGGAATGGGGGGAATGGGAGGAAGAGGCGCTAGAAACAGGGCCACAGAAGGGGAAGACCAGGTTTACAATCTGGTGCTGAACTTTAAAGAAGCCATTTTCGGCATTGAGAAGGATATTGATATTAATCGTCTAGAAACTTGTGGTACCTGCAATGGATCAGGTGCCAAACCTGGTACACAGCCAACTAAATGCAGCACTTGTGGCGGCCAAGGACAGGTTATCTCTGCAGCACGTACTCCTCTCGGTGTGTTCCAACAAGTCTCCACTTGCTCTTCCTGTGGTGGGACCGGGGAAAATTCGACTCCTTGTAATACCTGTAGTGGTGACGGACGGATGAGAAAATCAAAGCGTATTAGCTTGAAGGTTCCTGCTGGTGTTGATGCCGGTAGCCGGCTTAGAGTTCGAGGAGAAGGTAACGCTGGAAGGAGAGGTGGGCCCCCTGGAGACCTCTTTGTGGTCATTGATGTCATCCCTGATCCAGTGTTGAAACGGGACGATACAAATATTCTCTTCTCCTGCAAGATTTCTTACATTGATGCCATCCTCGGAACAACAACGAAGGTCCCAACTGTGGACGGGACTGTAGATCTGAAAATACCGTCTGGCACACAACCTGGGACGACTTTGGTGATGGCTAAGAAAGGTGTGCCATTGTTGAACAAGCCCAACATTAGAGGAGATCAGTTGGTGAGAGTGCAAGTTGAAATTCCAAAACGGCTAAGTGATGACGAAAAGAAGCTTGTTGAGGAACTTGCTAATCTAAATAAAACCAAGGCCACCGCCAACAGTAGAAGATAG